Proteins encoded together in one Passer domesticus isolate bPasDom1 chromosome 6, bPasDom1.hap1, whole genome shotgun sequence window:
- the RAG2 gene encoding V(D)J recombination-activating protein 2 yields the protein MAQSTDRMSLQMITTISNSSLLQPGFSLLNFDGHVFFFGQKGWPKRSCPTGVFLLDIKQNELKMKPVFFSKDSCYLPPLRYPALCTLRSDARADEYQYIIHGGKTPNNDLSDKIYCISFVSKTSKKMTFQCIEKDLGGDVPEARYGHTINVVHSRGKSMSVLFGGRSYTPLAQRTTETWNSVVDCLPSVFLIDFEFGCCTSYMLPELQDGLSFHVSIARDDTIYILGGHSLQNNTRSPNLYKLKIDLPLGSPAVTCTILPGGISVSSAIVTQISDNEFVLVGGYHSDSQKRLACNTIVLEDSKIEIVESVGPEWTPDIKHCRMWFGCDMGKGSVLLGIPGANKQIIPDANYFYILRCKGEEEDKEEELITQTCSQTSSEDPGDSTPFEDSEEFCFGAEANSFDAGDADTYNEDDEEDESETGYWITCCASCNIDINTWVPFYSTELNKPAMILCSSGAGHWVHAQCMDLSETMLLHLSEANVKYFCNKHVDLNKGLQTPQKVLGLKKPPMKPLRKKKTMKLSTPAKKSFLRRLFE from the coding sequence ATGGCCCAGTCAACAGACAGAATGTCGCTGCAGATGATAACCACCATCAGTAACTCGTCCTTGCTTCAGCCGGGCTTCTCTCTCCTGAATTTTGATGggcatgttttcttttttggtcaAAAAGGATGGCCAAAGAGATCCTGCCCCACTGGTGTTTTCCTTCTCGATATAAAGCAGAATGAGCTCAAAATGAAACCTGTCTTCTTCTCCAAAGACTCGTGTTACCTTCCCCCTCTCCGCTACCCTGCTCTTTGCACGCTCAGAAGCGATGCAAGGGCTGATGAGTACCAGTATATCATCCATGGTGGTAAAACACCTAACAATGACCTTTCTGATAAGATATACTGTATAAGTTTCGTAAGCAAAACTAGCAAGAAAATGACATTCCAATGCATTGAGAAAGACCTGGGTGGAGATGTGCCTGAAGCTAGGTATGGGCATACAATTAATGTAGTTCATAGTCGGGGAAAAAGCATGAGTGTTCTGTTTGGAGGGAGGTCGTATACTCCTCTTGCACAGAGAACCACCGAAACATGGAACAGCGTAGTCGACTGTTTGCCCTCTGTGTTTCTGATTGATTTTGAGTTTGGATGCTGTACATCATACATGCTTCCAGAACTTCAAGATGGACTTTCTTTTCACGTTTCAATTGCCAGAGATGATACAATCTACATCTTGGGTGGCCACTCACTTCAAAATAACACCAGGTCCCCTAACCTGTACAAGCTAAAAATTGATctgcccctgggcagcccggCTGTGACCTGCACCATCCTGCCAGGGGGGATATCAGTGTCAAGTGCTATAGTGACCCAGATCAGTGACAATGAGTTTGTCCTCGTCGGTGGCTACCACTCAGACAGCCAGAAACGGCTGGCTTGTAACACCATAGTTCTGGAAGATAGTAAGATAGAGATTGTTGAAAGTGTGGGCCCAGAGTGGACACCAGATATTAAACACTGCAGGATGTGGTTTGGCTGTGATATGGGTAAAGGGTCTGTTTTGCTGGGCATTCCAGGGGCCAACAAACAAATAATCCCAGATGCAAACTACTTCTACATTTTGAGATGCAAAGGAGAAGAAGAGGACAAGGAAGAAGAACTGATAACACAAACTTGCAGTCAGACATCAAGTGAAGACCCTGGAGACTCCACTCCATTCGAAGATTCGGAGGAGTTTTGTTTTGGTGCTGAAGCCAATAGCTTTGATGCTGGCGATGCTGATACTTAcaatgaagatgatgaagaagatgaaTCAGAAACAGGCTACTGgattacctgctgtgccagttGTAATATTGACATCAACACCTGGGTCCCTTTCTATTCGACAGAACTCAACAAGCCTGCAATGATCCTGTGCTCCAGTGGGGCTGGCCACTGGGTCCATGCACAGTGTATGGATCTCTCAGAGACCATGCTTCTACATCTCTCAGAAGCAAATGTCAAGTACTTCTGCAACAAGCACGTTGACCTCAATAAAGGGCTACAAACTCCCCAAAAGGTGCTGGGCCTGAAAAAGCCACCCATGAAACCATTGCGCAAAAAGAAAACCATGAAGTTATCAACACCAGCGAAAAAGTCCTTTCTTCGGAGACTCTTTGAATAG
- the RAG1 gene encoding V(D)J recombination-activating protein 1, which translates to MSVASQMDLPEELQHTYTKFSEWKFKLFKLRSFEKTSSDDSQHTHKNQAEEAVSSNKEIILHEDEAVPREEEMELTDNRQGLEEDAHAMKTQDNRAHQNNLKELCRICGVSFKTDCSKRTYPVHGPVDDETLWLLRKKEKTATSWPDLIAKVFKIDVRGDVDTIHPTRFCHNCWSIIHRKFSNTLCEVYFPRNSTMEWQPHSPNCDVCHTTRGGVKRKSQPPHVQRGKRVKTTGKHAQLNRGVKNQQLKQAQINNKNLMKEIVNCKDIHLSTKLLAVDYPVDFIKSISCQICDHILADPVETTCRHLFCRTCILKCIRVMGSYCPSCWYPCFPTDLVTPVKSFLNILDNLSIRCPVKECDEEISHGKYGQHLSGHKEMKEGELYSYINKGGRPRQHLLSLTRRAQKHRLRELKRQVKAFAEKEEGGDIKAVCMTLFLLALRAKNEHKQADELEAIMQGRGSGLHPAVCLAIRINTFLSCSQYHKMYRTVKAVTGRQIFQPLHALRTAEKALLPGYHPFEWKPPLKNVSTNTEVGIIDGLSGLPLSIDDYPVDTIAKRFRYDAALVCALKDMEEEILEGMKEKNLDDYLNGPFTVVVKESCDGMGDVSEKHGSGPAVPEKAVRFSFTVMNISIAHGNESKRIFEEVKPNSELCCKPLCLMLADESDHETLTAILSPLIAEREAMKNSELLLEMGGILRTFRFVFRGTGYDEKLLREVEGLEASGSTYICTLCDATRLEASQNLVFHSITRSHAENLERYEIWRSNPYHESVDELRDRVKGVSAKPFIETVPSIDALHCDIGNATEFYRIFQMEIGELYKNPDVSKEERKRWQLTLDKHLRKKMNLKPMLKMSGNFARKLMSKETVEAVCELIKCEERHEALKELMDLYLKMKPVWRSSCPAKECPELLCQYSYNSQRFAELLSTKFKYRYEGKITNYFHKTLAHVPEIIERDGSIGAWASEGNESGNKLFRRFRKMNARQSKVYEMEDVLKHHWLYTSKYLQKFMNAHKTLKSQNFTIDSGDSLSDSLPLEVLENNGSAEL; encoded by the coding sequence ATGTCAGTAGCATCACAAATGGATCTACCTGAAGAACTTCAGCATACATATACAAAATTTTCTGAATGGAAATTCAAGCTCTTTAAATTGCGATCATTTGAAAAAACATCCTCTGATGACAgccagcacacacacaaaaatcagGCAGAAGAGGCTGTTTCTTCAAATAAAGAAATCATCCTGCATGAAGATGAAGCAGTGCCAAGAGAAGAAGAAATGGAGTTAACAGACAATAGGCAGGGACTTGAGGAAGATGCCCATGCCATGAAAACACAGGACAATAGAGCTCATCAGAACAATCTGAAGGAACTCTGCCGCATCTGTGGGGTTTCATTTAAAACAGATTGTTCCAAGAGAACCTACCCAGTGCATGGGCCAGTGGATGATGAAACTCTTTGGCTTctgagaaagaaggaaaaaacagcaaCCTCTTGGCCAGATCTTATTGCTAAGGTTTTCAAGATTGATGTACGAGGGGATGTTGACACTATCCATCCCACTCGATTTTGTCACAACTGCTGGAGTATTATACATAGAAAATTCAGTAATACTCTATGTGAAGTGTATTTTCCTAGGAACAGCACAATGGAGTGGCAACCCCATTCCCCAAACTGTGATGTCTGCCATACTACCAGAGGAGGAGTCAAGAGAAAAAGCCAGCCCCCACATGTGCAACGTGGCAAACGTGTCAAAACCACTGGGAAACATGCTCAGCTAAACAGAGGTGTAAAGAACCAACAACTCAAACAAGCACAGataaacaacaaaaatttaATGAAAGAGATTGTCAATTGCAAAGATATACATCTCAGCACCAAGCTGCTTGCAGTTGATTACCCAGTAGACTTCATTAAATCCATTTCTTGCCAGATTTGTGATCATATTTTGGCAGATCCAGTGGAAACAACATGCAGACACTTGTTTTGCAGAACTTGCATCCTTAAATGTATCAGAGTTATGGGCAGCTATTGCCCCTCCTGCTGGTATCCTTGCTTTCCTACTGATCTGGTAACCCCAGTGAAATCCTTCCTGAACATCCTTGATAATCTGAGTATAAGATGCCCTGTAAAGGAATGTGATGAAGAGATCTCGCATGGAAAATATGGCCAACACCTCTCTGGCCACAAGGAGATGAAAGAAGGAGAGCTCTATAGCTACATCAATAAAGGTGGCCGACCGAGGCAGCACCTCCTGTCTTTGACAAGGAGAGCTCAGAAACATCGTCTGAGGGAACTGAAACGCCAAGTGAAGGCTTTTGCTGAGAAAGAAGAGGGCGGTGATATAAAGGCTGTATGCATGACTTTGTTCCTGCTAGCTTTGAGAGCAAAAAATGAACACAAACAAGCAGATGAACTGGAGGCTATAATGCAAGGGAGGGGATCTGGACTTCatcctgctgtctgtctggcCATCCGAATCAACACATTTCTCAGCTGTAGTCAGTATCATAAAATGTACAGAACGGTAAAAGCTGTCACTGGCAGGCAGATCTTCCAGCCTTTGCATGCTCTTCGCACTGCTGAGAAAGCCCTCCTACCAGGTTATCACCCATTTGAGTGGAAACCTCCCCTGAAAAATGTATCCACTAACACAGAAGTGGGAATTATAGATGGACTATCAGGACTGCCACTCTCAATTGATGATTACCCAGTAGACACAATTGCAAAGAGATTCCGATACGATGCAGCCTTGGTCTGTGCCTTAAAGGACATGGAAGAGGAGATCTTGGAaggcatgaaagaaaaaaacctggaTGACTACTTGAATGGCCCCTTCACTGTGGTAGTAAAAGAGTCCTGTGATGGAATGGGAGATGTCAGTGAGAAGCATGGAAGTGGGCCTGCTGTCCCAGAGAAGGCTGTTCGCTTTTCCTTCACAGTCATGAACATTTCCATAGCACATGGGAATGAAAGCAAGAGGATCTTTGAGGAAGTAAAGCCCAATTCAGAGTTGTGCTGTAAGCCCTTGTGCCTTATGCTGGCTGATGAATCAGATCATGAAACTCTGACAGCAATCCTGAGCCCCCTCATAGCAGAAAGAGAGGCTATGAAAAACAGTGAACTGCTGCTTGaaatgggaggcatcctgagaacATTTAGATTTGTCTTTAGGGGTACAGGATATGATGAGAAACTCCTGCGGGAAGTGGAAGGGCTGGAGGCCTCAGGTTCCACTTATATTTGTACCCTGTGTGATGCAACCCGCTTGGAGGCATCCCAGAATCTGGTCTTCCACTCCATAACCAGGAGCCATGCTGAAAATCTGGAGCGATATGAAATATGGAGGTCCAACCCGTATCACGAGTCTGTTGATGAGCTCCGTGACAGAGTGAAGGGTGTTTCAGCCAAACCTTTTATTGAGACTGTTCCCTCCATAGATGCACTGCACTGCGACATTGGCAATGCAACAGAATTCTACAGGATTTTCCAAATGGAGATTGGTGAACTTTACAAGAATCCTGATGTGTCTaaagaggagaggaagaggTGGCAATTGACTCTTGACAAACACCTCAGGAAGAAGATGAACTTGAAGCCTATGCTGAAGATGAGTGGAAATTTTGCTAGAAAGCTCATGTCCAAAGAGACTGTAGAGGCAGTATGTGAATTAATTAAGTGTGAGGAAAGGCATGAAGCTCTAAAAGAACTAATGGACCTTTATCTGAAGATGAAGCCAGTGTGGCGATCCTCATGCCCGGCCAAGGAGTGCCCAGAACTGCTGTGCCAGTATAGCTACAATTCACAGCGTTTTGCAGAgctcttatctacaaagttcaAGTACAGATATGAGGGCAAGATTACAAATTATTTCCACAAAACACTTGCTCATGTTCCTGAAATCATTGAAAGAGATGGGTCCATTGGGGCCTGGGCAAGTGAAGGAAATGAGTCTGGAAACAAACTGTTTAGGAGGTTCCGAAAAATGAATGCCAGGCAGTCCAAGGTCTATGAGATGGAGGATGTCTTGAAGCACCACTGGCTATATACCTCCAAGTACCTCCAGAAGTTCATGAATGCtcataaaacattaaaaagccAGAACTTCACCATTGATTCAGGGGATAGTTTAAGTGACTCCTTGCCACTGGAGGTCTTGGAAAACAATGGTTCAGCAGAACTCTAA